Proteins encoded in a region of the Photobacterium profundum SS9 genome:
- the lpxH gene encoding UDP-2,3-diacylglucosamine diphosphatase: MTTLFIADLHLSAERTDITDCFLHFMQQEARNIDALYVLGDLFEMWIGDDDDSPFLQQIKHAFKQLTDSGVPCYFIYGNRDFLIGSRFCQETGMTLLPEHTVIDLYGTPTLILHGDTLCIEDEDYLRYRKRVHNRFIQWLFFCLPLTYRQKVGDKIRSGSSKNNKEKTTSIMDVTPNEVVRLMAEQNVIDMIHGHTHRPDVHHIEVNGKAAIRTVLGDWYHHGSVLVCTPDGCKLETRDFSEKNQ, encoded by the coding sequence ATGACGACTCTCTTTATTGCAGATTTGCACCTCAGCGCTGAACGTACAGATATCACCGATTGTTTTCTTCACTTCATGCAACAAGAAGCAAGAAACATTGATGCGCTCTATGTACTCGGCGATTTATTTGAAATGTGGATTGGAGATGACGATGACTCCCCTTTCCTGCAACAGATAAAGCACGCATTCAAACAGCTCACAGACTCAGGCGTACCTTGCTACTTCATTTATGGTAACCGTGATTTTTTAATTGGATCGCGTTTTTGCCAAGAAACAGGCATGACATTATTACCTGAACACACCGTTATCGACCTGTACGGTACACCCACGTTAATCCTTCATGGCGATACACTTTGTATTGAAGATGAAGATTATCTACGTTATCGCAAAAGAGTACATAACCGTTTTATTCAATGGCTATTTTTCTGTTTACCTTTAACGTATCGCCAAAAAGTTGGGGATAAAATCCGTAGTGGTAGCAGCAAAAATAATAAAGAAAAAACAACCAGTATTATGGATGTGACGCCAAATGAAGTCGTACGACTAATGGCAGAACAAAACGTCATTGATATGATCCATGGTCATACTCACCGCCCTGATGTACACCATATTGAAGTCAACGGAAAAGCCGCAATCCGTACGGTTTTAGGTGATTGGTATCATCATGGTTCCGTTTTAGTATGTACCCCTGATGGCTGTAAACTTGAAACACGTGATTTCAGTGAAAAAAACCAATAG
- the glpQ gene encoding glycerophosphodiester phosphodiesterase produces the protein MKKLWLTAAVSSTLLMSPFFAHSASETDKVVVAHRGASGYLPEHTLAAKAMAYAMKPDYIEQDVVMTKDNKLVVLHDHYLDRVTNVAQKFPERARNDGRYYAIDFTLAEIKQLSVTEGFNVDKEGKQVQGFPERYPMWKSDFKVPTFEEEIEMIQGLNKSLGYDIGIYPEIKAPWFHRHEGKDISKAVLKVLKEYGYTDKGSNVYLQTFDFNELKRIHEELMPAMDMDLKLIQLMAYTDWNETMVYDKKGNSQPYSYDWMFEKEGMKQVAKYADGIGPWKPMVVSDKSSKGNIQLTGLVKAAHAEGMKVHPYTFRADQGRIPTYANNFDDMLDVFYNTANVDGVFTDFPDKAVNYLASEK, from the coding sequence ATGAAAAAGCTATGGCTTACCGCTGCTGTTAGTAGCACCTTACTTATGTCCCCATTTTTTGCTCACTCAGCTTCTGAAACAGATAAAGTCGTTGTTGCCCACCGTGGCGCATCGGGGTATCTGCCTGAACACACCTTGGCTGCAAAGGCGATGGCATATGCTATGAAGCCAGATTATATTGAACAAGATGTTGTTATGACAAAAGACAATAAACTTGTCGTACTGCATGATCATTATCTTGATCGTGTTACAAATGTCGCGCAAAAGTTTCCAGAACGAGCACGTAATGATGGTCGATATTACGCGATAGATTTTACTCTTGCTGAAATTAAGCAGTTGAGCGTAACCGAAGGGTTTAATGTCGACAAAGAGGGCAAACAGGTTCAAGGTTTCCCTGAACGTTACCCAATGTGGAAGTCAGATTTTAAAGTACCGACTTTTGAAGAAGAAATTGAAATGATCCAAGGTTTGAATAAATCGTTGGGTTATGACATTGGTATCTATCCTGAAATTAAAGCACCTTGGTTCCACCGTCATGAAGGTAAAGATATCAGTAAAGCGGTATTAAAAGTGCTGAAAGAGTACGGTTATACCGATAAAGGCAGCAATGTGTATCTGCAAACATTTGATTTTAATGAGTTAAAACGTATTCATGAAGAATTGATGCCAGCCATGGATATGGATCTGAAGCTGATACAGTTAATGGCGTACACCGATTGGAATGAAACCATGGTGTATGACAAGAAAGGCAATTCACAGCCTTACAGCTATGATTGGATGTTTGAAAAAGAAGGGATGAAGCAAGTAGCGAAATATGCTGATGGTATCGGACCATGGAAGCCAATGGTTGTATCAGATAAATCCTCTAAAGGTAACATTCAATTAACAGGGTTGGTTAAAGCAGCGCATGCTGAAGGCATGAAAGTACATCCGTACACGTTCCGTGCAGACCAAGGAAGAATTCCAACTTATGCCAATAACTTTGATGATATGTTAGATGTTTTTTATAATACAGCTAATGTTGATGGTGTATTCACTGATTTTCCAGACAAAGCCGTCAATTATCTCGCCTCTGAAAAGTAG
- the cysS gene encoding cysteine--tRNA ligase, producing MLKIYNSLTKQKEEFKPIQPGKIGMYVCGVTIYDLCHIGHGRTFVSFDVVSRYLRYSGYDLTFVRNITDIDDKIIKRAAENGESCESLTERLIGEMHKDFDALGMKRPDIEPRATEFIAEIIILCERLIERGFAYVASNGDVMFEVSKFEEYGRLSRQDLDQLQAGARVDIDMAKRSPLDFVLWKMSKPGEPTWESPWGAGRPGWHIECSAMNSAILGDHFDIHGGGSDLQFPHHENEIAQSCCATGSQYVNTWMHSGMVMVDREKMSKSLGNFFTIRDVLAHYDAESVRYFLMSGHYRSQLNYSEDNLKQARSALERLYTSLRGLDLTAQAEGGEEFVTRFTASMNDDFNTPEAYSVLFDMAREINRLKADETIANNIVQASALGARLRELADILGLLSQDPEAFLQGGAGQDDVAEIETLVQQRLDARAAKDWAAADAARDKLLAMKIILEDGPQGTTWRRK from the coding sequence ATGTTGAAGATCTATAACTCACTGACAAAACAGAAAGAGGAATTTAAACCCATTCAGCCTGGTAAAATAGGCATGTATGTCTGTGGGGTAACCATTTACGATTTGTGTCACATTGGGCATGGTCGTACATTTGTGTCTTTCGATGTTGTTTCTCGTTACCTGCGATACTCTGGTTACGATTTAACGTTTGTTCGAAATATTACGGATATCGATGACAAAATTATTAAGCGTGCGGCTGAAAATGGCGAAAGCTGTGAGTCATTAACAGAGCGTTTAATTGGTGAAATGCATAAAGACTTTGATGCTTTAGGCATGAAACGTCCAGATATTGAACCGCGTGCAACAGAATTCATTGCTGAAATTATTATCCTGTGTGAACGCTTAATTGAGCGTGGCTTTGCATACGTGGCAAGTAATGGCGATGTTATGTTCGAAGTGAGCAAGTTTGAAGAGTATGGTCGCTTATCTAGGCAAGATCTTGACCAACTTCAAGCTGGCGCTCGTGTTGATATAGATATGGCTAAGCGTAGTCCTCTTGATTTCGTATTGTGGAAAATGTCTAAGCCTGGTGAGCCTACTTGGGAATCACCGTGGGGTGCTGGTCGTCCAGGTTGGCACATCGAATGTTCAGCAATGAACTCTGCGATTTTAGGTGACCATTTTGATATTCATGGTGGCGGTTCAGATTTACAATTTCCGCACCACGAAAACGAAATTGCACAATCATGTTGTGCAACTGGTTCACAATATGTGAACACATGGATGCACAGTGGCATGGTAATGGTCGATCGTGAAAAAATGTCTAAATCATTAGGTAACTTTTTCACTATTCGCGATGTACTAGCTCATTATGACGCAGAAAGTGTACGTTACTTCTTGATGTCTGGTCATTACCGTAGCCAATTGAACTACAGTGAAGATAACCTTAAGCAAGCGCGTTCAGCACTAGAGCGTTTATATACGTCATTACGTGGTTTGGATTTGACTGCGCAAGCAGAAGGCGGCGAAGAGTTTGTTACGCGCTTTACTGCATCAATGAATGATGACTTTAATACGCCTGAAGCGTATTCCGTATTATTTGATATGGCACGTGAAATCAACCGCCTAAAAGCTGATGAAACAATTGCTAATAACATTGTGCAAGCATCAGCATTAGGTGCACGTTTACGTGAGTTGGCTGACATTCTAGGTTTATTGTCACAAGACCCAGAAGCTTTCCTTCAAGGTGGTGCTGGTCAAGATGATGTGGCTGAAATTGAAACTTTAGTTCAACAACGTCTTGATGCTCGTGCTGCAAAAGACTGGGCTGCTGCCGATGCTGCTCGTGATAAGTTACTTGCCATGAAGATTATTTTGGAAGATGGTCCGCAAGGAACAACTTGGCGTCGCAAGTAA
- a CDS encoding peptidylprolyl isomerase, which produces MVTLHTTFGDIKIQLNTEKAPETCANFLQYCRDGFYNDTIFHRVIDGFMVQGGGMSSGMVEKETRETIKNEASNGLSNKVGTLAMARTMEPHSASSQFFINVNDNKFLDFKSETPDGWGYCVFAEVVEGMDVVNKIKAVSTGNSGYVHQDVPVEDVAINNVTIEE; this is translated from the coding sequence ATGGTAACGCTTCACACAACTTTTGGTGACATCAAGATCCAACTTAACACAGAAAAAGCGCCTGAAACGTGTGCAAACTTCCTACAATATTGCCGTGACGGTTTCTACAACGATACGATTTTCCACCGTGTAATTGATGGTTTCATGGTCCAGGGCGGCGGTATGTCTTCTGGTATGGTTGAAAAAGAAACACGTGAAACAATCAAGAACGAAGCAAGCAACGGCCTAAGCAACAAAGTGGGTACACTTGCAATGGCACGTACTATGGAACCGCATTCTGCAAGTTCTCAGTTTTTTATCAACGTTAACGATAACAAATTCCTAGACTTTAAATCAGAAACGCCTGATGGTTGGGGTTACTGTGTATTTGCTGAAGTTGTTGAAGGTATGGATGTAGTAAACAAAATCAAAGCTGTTTCTACTGGTAACAGCGGTTACGTTCACCAAGACGTACCGGTTGAAGATGTTGCAATCAACAACGTAACAATCGAAGAATAA